From Camelina sativa cultivar DH55 chromosome 7, Cs, whole genome shotgun sequence, one genomic window encodes:
- the LOC104702100 gene encoding CLAVATA3/ESR (CLE)-related protein 13-like: MAESKVSRVLGFLLWVSLLLFVSKGLFVSFSSISSPVITSTPFYYRPGTRALATKEFDFTPFLKDLQRSNHHRKVSPPGGSEIDPRYGVEKRLVPSGPNPLHH, translated from the coding sequence ATGGCCGAAAGTAAAGTCTCACGTGTCTTAGGGTTTCTTTTATgggtctctcttcttctcttcgtctcTAAAGGGTTATTTGTTAGTTTCAGCTCTATATCTTCTCCGGTTATTACCTCAACGCCCTTTTACTACCGGCCGGGAACAAGAGCTTTGGCGACGAAAGAGTTTGACTTCACACCGTTCTTGAAAGATCTTCAACGGAGTAATCATCATCGGAAAGTATCTCCCCCAGGAGGATCAGAGATCGACCCGAGATATGGAGTTGAGAAACGGCTCGTCCCATCTGGTCCAAACCCTTTGCACCACTGA